One segment of Paramormyrops kingsleyae isolate MSU_618 chromosome 8, PKINGS_0.4, whole genome shotgun sequence DNA contains the following:
- the LOC111835941 gene encoding protein-tyrosine kinase 6-like → MSVGFSWLRNLCECFSSPKADGDDNINDWGRADSAVNSKDSVFPEKQQGPANAAESGPGHAKTSDVYKALWAFEAREKQELSFCEGDLFKIIDNSGVWWTVEKIAQHGETVATGIVPYNYLAREETLEAQPWYFGKLSRLESMKYLSGVENKDGAFMVRISEKDTIDFVLSVKIYGEMKHFKIYQTTENKFYIYPTRCFLSLLDLVDHYTENCIAGTYQLGAPCTRRSPAPQDLSHTTVDEWELPKEEFTIQEKLGSGYFADVHKGMWKGCVSVAVKILKSDETLNVKDFLLETQILKKLHHRNLLTLLAVCSMSLPYYIITELMEKGDLQSFLRGEEGSRLNLPCLIDMAVQVANGMSYLESNNSIHRDLAARNVLVGEDYTCKVADFGLARVIKEPFYISNTRKLPYKWTAPEAISHQRFSIKSDVWSFGVLLYEILTYGAVPYPGATNTEAYNLVSQGYRMPPPPRCPDNIYKIMLSCWDAEPNHRPSFIALRSNLNHLSEAD, encoded by the exons ATGTCCGTTGGCTTCTCCTGGCTCAGGAATCTCTGTGAATGCTTCAGCTCCCCAAAAGCTGATGGGGATGACAACATCAACGACTGGGGAAGAGCTGATAGCGCCGTTAACAGCAAGGACAGTGTCTTCCCTGAAAAACAGCAGGGACCCGCAAACGCTGCTGAATCAGGTCCCGGCCATGCGAAGACATCAGACGTCTACAAGGCACTGTGGGCATTCGAAGCCAGGGAAAAGCAGGAACTGTCCTTCTGTGAGGGCGACCTCTTTAAAATTATTGACAATTCTGGTGTATGGTGGACTGTTGAGAAAATTGCCCAGCATGGGGAAACTGTAGCCACAGGAATAGTCCCGTACAATTACCTAGCAAGAGAGGAGACTTTAGAAGCACAACC GTGGTATTTTGGGAAGCTAAGCCGACTGGAGTCTATGAAGTATCTTTCAGGCGTGGAGAACAAAGACGGGGCCTTCATGGTGCGGATCAGCGAGAAGGATACCATTGACTTTGTTCTCTCAG TGAAAATCTATGGAGAGATGAAACACTTCAAGATCTACCAGACAACAGAGAACAAGTTCTACATCTACCCGACCCGGTGCTTCCTGAGCCTCCTGGACCTTGTGGACCACTACACAGAGAACTGTATAGCTGGCACCTACCAGCTAGGTGCACCCTGCACCAGG CGGAGTCCCGCTCCCCAAGACCTGTCCCACACCACGGTGGACGAGTGGGAGCTGCCCAAGGAAGAGTTCACCATACAGGAGAAGCTGGGCAGTGGCTATTTTGCTGACGTCCACAAGGGCATGTGGAAAGGTTGTGTCAGTGTGGCCGTAAAGATCCTGAAGAGCGATG AGACCCTGAATGTAAAGGATTTCCTTTTGGAGACCCAGATCCTGAAGAAGCTTCACCACAGGAACCTGCTCACCCTCCTGGCTGTATGCTCTATGTCGCTGCCATATTACATCATCACAGAGCTGATGGAGAAGGGCGACCTGCAGAGCTTCCTGCGGG GTGAAGAGGGGAGCAGGTTGAACCTGCCCTGCTTAATAGACATGGCGGTCCAGGTTGCTAATGGGATGTCCTACCTGGAGTCCAACAACAGCATCCACAGGGACCTAGCAGCACGCAACGTACTGGTGGGGGAGGACTACACCTGCAAAGTGGCTGACTTTGGCCTGGCTCGAGTCATCAAG GAGCCCTTTTACATCTCCAACACCAGGAAGCTGCCCTACAAGTGGACAGCTCCCGAGGCCATCTCCCACCAGCGCTTCTCCATTAAGTCGGACGTCTGGTCCTTTGGGGTGCTCCTGTACGAAATCCTCACCTATGGCGCGGTGCCCTACCCAG GTGCTACCAACACCGAGGCTTACAATCTCGTCAGCCAAGGTTACAGGATGCCTCCTCCACCCAGATGCCCTGACAACATCTACAAGATCATGCTATCCTGCTGGGACGCCGAACCGAACCACCGGCCCAGTTTCATCGCCCTTAGGTCCAATCTGAACCACCTCTCTGAAGCGGACTGA